The sequence CTGCTGCGGCGCGGGATGCCGTACCTGACGCAGATCTGGGGCGATGCCAACTGGCAGCTGTTCAAGGTGACCGACCCGGCGCCGATGGCCGAGCCCCACGCGGTGGTGGACCGGGCCGAGCAGGGCGAGATGACGCTGGAGGTGCGCAGGGCCGGGCGGATCCTGATCAAGATCCCGTACTCGCCGTGGCTGAGCATCGTCGACGCGCACGGCAAGAGCCTCAAGGCGCCGCAGGAGACGGAGGCGTCCAAGCACCGGGCCGAGGGCATGCCGAAGACGTACGACAACGTCAACGGCTGTCTGATGCAGACGCCGGAGGACGAGAAGGGGGACAAGTGGACGATGCTGCTGGCGCCCAGGGCCGGGACGTACCACTTGGCCGCGCCGTACCAGCTGCCCAGGGGTACGCCCTGCCCGGACGAACTCAAGACGCCCTGACCCTCAGCGGAGCCGGTCCACGTAGGTGTCGGTGCCCGGCACCGTGGGGATGAAGGGCGCCACCAGCTCCACCCGGCCCAGGCCTGCCTCCGCCACCTGCTCGTCCAGCCCCGTGAAGTGCCCCTCCCAGCACTCCCGGGGATCCGTCTCCAGAAACCACAGCAGGGTGAGCCGGGTGTCGACGCCCTCGACCTGTTTGACGTAGGTCATGCGGTCGCCGGGCAGGGGGGTCGGCCGGAAGACGGTCACCATGGCCGCCGGGGAACCCGCGAGGCGGCCGGGCAGATGGCGGGCGCCCAGCCACTCCAGCAGCCGCGCCCGCTGCTCCGCCGAGTCCGCGTCGATCACCTCCACCACCAGCCCCGCATACGGATGGTCGAGGGCGTGGAAGTCGCGGGGGCCCGCCGCGCCGTCCCGGTAGACCGTCGTCTCGCGGTCCTGGAACGCCGTGAAGACATGGGTGCGGTCCTGGTAGACGCGGGCGTCGCGGTTGAGGCGCCTGTTGATGGCGACGGTCCACTTCATGTGGTCGTCGTAGCGGCCGTCGGTGATCCAGTACGTGGAGATGTAGCAGCCGGCCGTGACCGGCTGGGCGACGGCCGACTTCTCGGGGTAGCGCAGGAGCTGCAGATCGCGGGTGGCGACCCAGCGGCGGCCCGCGTACATCCAGGGCATGGCCATCGCGCCGGCGTAGTAGTGGTCGTCCTCGTACCAGCGGTTGTAGGCGTACTCGTGGCCGGGACGGGGTTCGACCATGGTGATCAGGGCGTGCCCGAACGGGACCGTGTACGGCCCTACGGCGGCCAGTTCGGCGTACAGCTCGCTGCGGGTGTCGTCGCTCATGCGGTTCCCCTTTCCTGCGGCCGCCCATACTCTGACGCCTCGTCAGAAAAGGCCAGAGTGCGGGAGGTCGCCATGTCACTGCTCGCGGGCAAGACCGTCGTCGTCTCCGGGGTCGGGGCCGGGCTCGGCCACCAGGTCGCGGCGGCCGTCGTACGGGACGGCGGGAACGCGGTGCTGGGGGCGCGCACCGAGGCGAACCTCGCCAAGAGCGCGTCCGAGATCGATCCGCACGGGAAGCACACGGCGTACCGGGCGACCGACATCACCGACGAAGGGCAGTGCGAGGCGCTCGCGCGACTGGCGCGGGAGCGGTTCGGGGCGATCCACGCCGTGGTGCACGTGGCGGCCTGGGACTCCCACTTCGGCGGGGTCGAGGACGCGGACTTCGCGACCTGGCAGTCGGTCATCGACGTGAACCTGCTGGGGACGCTGCGGATGACCAGGGCCTGCCTGCCCGCACTGAAGGCGGGCGGGGGCGGGTCGGTGGTGTTCATCGGGACACAGTCGGCCGTCGCCGCGCCCTCTCAGGTCAAACAGGCCGCGTACGCCGCCTCGAAGGGGGCGCTGACCAGCGCGATGTACTCGCTGGCGCGGGAGCTCGGGCCGTACCGGATCCGGGTCAACACGGTGCTGCCGGGCTGGATGTGGGGGCCGCCGGTGCAGGCGTACGTCCAGTTCGCCGCAGAGACGGAGGGGGTGGCGGAAGCGGAGGTGCTGGGGCGGCTCGCGGAGCGGATGGCGCTGCCGGAGCTGGCGACGGACGGGGATGTGGCCGATGCGGCGGCGTTCCTCGCCTCCGACCGGGCTCGG is a genomic window of Streptomyces griseochromogenes containing:
- a CDS encoding SDR family oxidoreductase, yielding MSLLAGKTVVVSGVGAGLGHQVAAAVVRDGGNAVLGARTEANLAKSASEIDPHGKHTAYRATDITDEGQCEALARLARERFGAIHAVVHVAAWDSHFGGVEDADFATWQSVIDVNLLGTLRMTRACLPALKAGGGGSVVFIGTQSAVAAPSQVKQAAYAASKGALTSAMYSLARELGPYRIRVNTVLPGWMWGPPVQAYVQFAAETEGVAEAEVLGRLAERMALPELATDGDVADAAAFLASDRARSITGQSLLVNAGELMR